TTGTTGCCATGATAGAGACCTTGACAACTAAGCGCCGACCAGTCGTCCTAGAGGCCGGACACATTTCTATCTTCACTGCATATCGATGGCAATGGTAAGAGACATAATTTTCATTAATAATTCAAgattagaaattttaatttcagtCTAAGCTCAAGCTACTCTGCAAGAAAAATTCCAATTTAAAACTTCAAAACTACGATCTGAATACCTGCATGCAGGCCGTTTATTGCATTAATATTAATTGTGAACTAgcttgtttttcattttggtaTATCCATGGTGTAGGATTGAAGGTTTCGTTGCCTTTCTTGTTTACTTGGTCACGACGTATGCACTATATGTTCCAGATTGGAGTTTCGTGTTACACAAGGATGATGGAGCTAAGAGATACACAGTATGTAACCGATACATTTACACACAGTACATATatctattactatatatattatacatgcaTTTTGGAGTATATGAGACAAGATTAACATTGCATTTTGTTGATCATATTAAATATGAAGAAACTGACAAATTTTAACCCTAATTTGAGGTTAAATGTGGAATGATCAGAGGGCACTTAGGATCCGCATGTAACGCCGTTGGGCATGTTGATAGACAAGTTTGGGGAGTTAATCATCTCTATTCATACCCTGTTTGGAAACGCTTAAAGGTCAGCTTTGAAGGGAAAAATTTAGATTCTAATTATCTTTTCACTTAATTCTTCAACAAAAAGGATTAATTTCAATGCATTAATTATTGTTAGTATCAATATTTTTTGACAAATTCATAGGTTTGCAACTATGGGGAGAATGCTCCAAGTTGTTGCCTTACTCCATTCGAACCTGAAGGCCTGCTGAGGTTTGTTGGGATATGAACACAAACAAGAAGCTATTATATATTTCTAGCAGACATCGAAACGAAAATCActattttctttattgatttCTGTTTTCCCTTAGTTCAATTTCGGCTATCCTCCATGGGACCATTGGCATCCATTATGGGCACGTTCTGATTCATTTTAAGGTTACAAAACTTCAGACTTACATAGAATTGTACTCCTGATCATCGgttaattttgagtttaagatcgAAAGTGGAGTCTTGTGCAGGGTCACGCTGAGAGGCTTAAGCAATGGGTCTCGATGGGCTTCATCTTGCTCATTGTGGCAATCGTTCTCCACTTTACAGATGGTGAACTTTCTTGACCTTGTGCCTTATTTTGATTAAGAAATGTGTGTGCCTCAAAATATCGAATTATATTTAGAGGGATTCATTTACTAATAATTTCCATTTGCAGCTATTCCTATGAACAAGCAACTCTACAGCTTCAGCTACGTTTGTTTCACAGGAGGTGCAGCTGGAATTGTCTTCTCTGCTTTTTATATACTGGTAAGAAAATTTGATCCCCACCTATCCAGTTTTAAATACCCTAATCTTATAAATTCTTCCGggaaatcttttctttttctccatcttATTAACAAGCTCTTTcatatctttcttcttcatgaatGAACAGATTGATGTTTGGGGGCCTCGTACACCATTCTTATTCTTTGAATGGATAGGCATGTATGCAATGCTAGTGTTTGTAATGGCAGCCCAAGGCATCTTTGCGGCATTTGTAAACGGATGGTATTATGAAACTCCAGATAAAACTCTAGTAAGTAGCACTAATAATCCATTGCACTGATCAATTCTGATTCTTTCGATTATAAacctaatttcataaaatattatgttaacCATATTTGGGTACTCAAAATTGTGTTTAGGTCAATTGGATTCAGGATCATATTTTCATCATTGTTTGGCATTCGAAGAGGCTTGGGACCCTCTTATATGTGATATTTGCTGAAATCACATTTTGGGGTGTCGTTTCGGGCATCTTGCACAAACTTGGAATATATTGGAAGCTGTGAGAAGTTCAAGCAAAAGTTGCAACAAAACATTAATGGAGGACCTATGTACTTTTCTTTGATATTCCTGCAATTAGTTGCCAAAGTTCACATATCATgtaccaatatattaattagcacTATTTACggattctgtttaattgatgcgtttgttattttaaatttgaagcgGCTATATATATCTAGGATTTGTCTACATTTCAGCCATTTCTTTAAACttcctttttaaatatattcagCTACGCTCAATTTGGTCGCGAAAGAGATGGAGGCAAAGAACAAAAATTTGCAATTTGACACTATGTAATAGATTTCACATGCCTAAGAATCCAAAACGGAATGTAAATTACTGTAAGAATAGGGAATTTTCTTAGGATTCAGAAGGATACTCATCCTCTTCATGTGTATGGTAGATTTAAGTATAATGGATCTCTTCTATATAAAAGCAAAATTTAGTTGTTTATACTAATAATGACAGTTGGTGTGATAACTCATATAATAAGGATGAGAATAGATGGTGTATGTGATCCTAcatgcttgggaatgagaagttcatactctttataaggtttcaatgtgcctccaattatattattaactagtctttttggagtataggttaTGTGGTTTGGACCTTTCATTGGAACGTTACAAATTGTACCAAAGCCTATCCCAATCAGAAATATGAGATTTGAGCCGTGCCATGTTGGATTGACTAGCCCGACGAGGACGTCAGGACTTTAAAGggggggagattgtgatacccatTATGATAAGGAGAAGAGTAGGTTGGGAAGCATaggttcttactctttataagaaTTCAATGGGTCtctaattgtattattgacaAATTATTTTGAAGTATAGACCATGTGATTTAGACATTCTATTGTGGCGTTACAGTTGGCTAACTAATTGAGAAATGCTGACTAAACAAATAACAATCGAATGTTTATTGAAGTTAATTGATCGTGAGAAGGAAATTCTTCAAAGAGTACTCCCTCTAGAGATGGAGAAATGATGTTAAACAGTCTCATCTTGGAAATGAGGTAATGAAATCAAGGAGATGTGCCTCGATAAAAAGCTTTGTCAACCAATTGATGTTGGCCATTGGGATCAGGAACATTCATGtgcagt
This genomic interval from Carya illinoinensis cultivar Pawnee chromosome 10, C.illinoinensisPawnee_v1, whole genome shotgun sequence contains the following:
- the LOC122278604 gene encoding heparan-alpha-glucosaminide N-acetyltransferase-like, encoding MNRVGGLMQGGESSFEVVDTGIVAMAKSGREVKPNSTGIGMIFKGIGKRRADGVEDPGKDHILGLVPLSIFGFGGFRRDESAIYKAKFILGIEGSGHGLLQFGIVVSCEKKIPKIDVAIKKIVIRTLKLEASVMGNLQGGYSHAPDVLSYGVDMKRIRWFGILQRIALVYFVVAMIETLTTKRRPVVLEAGHISIFTAYRWIEGFVAFLVYLVTTYALYVPDWSFVLHKDDGAKRYTVKCGMIRGHLGSACNAVGHVDRQVWGVNHLYSYPVWKRLKVCNYGENAPSCCLTPFEPEGLLSSISAILHGTIGIHYGHVLIHFKGHAERLKQWVSMGFILLIVAIVLHFTDAIPMNKQLYSFSYVCFTGGAAGIVFSAFYILIDVWGPRTPFLFFEWIGMYAMLVFVMAAQGIFAAFVNGWYYETPDKTLVNWIQDHIFIIVWHSKRLGTLLYVIFAEITFWGVVSGILHKLGIYWKL